Below is a window of Haloterrigena alkaliphila DNA.
CCTCGAGCCGGCGTTTCAGGCCGCCCTCCGGGGCGAGGAGGCGTCGGTCGAACTCCGGTACGCCGATCGAGAGTGGGTGCTCCACGCGGTGCCGATTACCGACGAGCGCGGCGACGTCTTCGCGGGGATGACGATGGCTCAGGACATCACCGAGCAGAAAGAACGCGAGCGGTACCTCGAGGACGCGAAGGCCCAACTCGAGGCGGCGACGGAGGCCGGTGCGGTCGGCACCTGGGAGTGGCAACTCTCCGAGGACGTGATGGTTACCGGGGAGACGTTCGCCGAGACGTTCGGCGTCGACCCCGCGGCGGCCCGCGAGGGCGTCTCGAGCGATCGGTTCTTCGCGGCGATCCACGAGGGCGACCGCGACCGGATCGAACGGAAGACCGAGGCGGCGATCGACGCCTGCAGGGAGTACGAGGCGGAGTACCGCGTCTGGAACGCCGACGGGGAACTCCGCTGGGTATCCTCTCGGGGTCGCGTCGAGTGCGACGAGGACGGCACCCCTCAGACATTTCCCGGCGCGCTCACCGATATCACCGAGCGCAAGCGTACCGAACTGGAGCTCCAGCGGAACAGGGACCAGTGGCAATCCCTCTTCGAGATCCTCCCCGTCGGCGTCGTCGTCGCCGACGAGAACGGGGGCCTTCTCGAGGTCAACGAGGCCGCCAAAGAGATCTGGGGCGGCGACGTGTTCGACGCCGACTCCCTCGACGAGTACGACGCACTCCCGGTCAGGTGGGCCGATACGGGCGAACCGGTCGGACGCGACGAGTGGACGATCGCACGGGTCCTCGACGGCGAGGAGGTCACCGATCCGGTGGTCTTCGAGATCGACGCTATGGACGGCGAGCAGCGGATCGTAAGCGTCAGGGGGATGCCGATCAGGGACGAGCGGGGCGCGGTGACCCGCGCGGTGCTCACCCTGACCGACATCACCGAACGCCGGGCGTACCAGCGGCGACTCGAGGAAACGATCGAGCGACTCGAGGCGTCGAACGAGCGACTCGAGCACTTCGCCTACGCGGCCAGCCACGACCTGCAGGAGCCCCTGCGGATGGTCTCGAGCTACCTCCAGTTGCTCGAGAAGCGGTACGGCGACGCGCTCGATGCGGACGGTGAGGAGTTCCTCGAGTACGCCGTCGACGGCGCAGAGCGGATGCGTGAGATGATCGCCGGTTTGCTCGAGTACTCGCGGATCGAGACCCAGGGGGATCCGTTCGAACCGACGGATCTCGAGACCGTCGTCGAGGACGTCCTCGCGGATCTACGGCTCCGGATCGAGGAGAGCGGTGCCGACGTTCGCGTCGACGACCTCCCCCGCGTGAACGGCGACGACAACCAGTTGCGGCAACTGTTCCAGAACCTCCTGTCGAACGCGATCGAGTACAGCGGCGACGAGCCGCCGGTGATCCGTATCGGCGCCCAGCGACGGGGAGAGGGGTGGGAAATCTCGGTCCGCGACGAGGGAATCGGCATCGAACCCGACGATCAGGAGCGCATCTTCGAGGTCTTCCAGCGCCTCCACAGTCGCGAGACCCACGACGGGACGGGCATCGGACTGGCGCTCTGCCAGCGCATCGTCGAGCGCCACGGCGGCGAGATCCGGGTCGAGAGCGAACCGGGGGCGGGAACGACGTTCTCGGCGACGCTTCCGACGGCCGAGTGAACGGTCGGCCCCGTCGCTGTCGGCCTCGAGTTACGATACCGACCGCGAGCGTCGTGGAAGGGTTAACGTGGGGCGTTCCCGGAGACGTTCCGGATCGGTCTGTGAGTGAACGGATCGGTGTCCGCGCGGCCAGTCAGCGATCAGTCGTCGGCACATGCGGCCGCTCGCCTCGAGCGCTCGCCGTAGTCGCTCGCCGGTCGGGCGGTGATCGTCGTCCCGCACTCGGGACAGCGGGAGCGTTCACGGCCGCCGTCTCGCTCGAGGATCCAGTCGCCGTCGACCGAACTCTCGTGTCCGCAGTCGAAACAGATCAGCACGGCCTTGCGGTCGGGAGGTTGGCTGGTGTCGGAGATGGGAGTAGTCATCACCGTCGATAGGGATCGACCACCAAAAACGCTGTTGGCCCCGAACCTCGTTATGACTGATTTCGACGATTTCGGGGGCCGAAATGCTCGTCTCCTGAGACCCGCCGACGGCTTCGCGTCACAGTACCCACCCGGCGGTCTCCCGCGACCGACGCGGACCGTCGAGACGCGTTACGTTTCCGACGGTTCGCGAACGATCGCGAACCAGAACTCCTCGATCTCGTGGACGAACTCGACGAAGTCCGTGGGTTCGACTGGCTTCCGAATGTAGCAGTCGGCCTCGAGGCCGTGGGAGCGAACGATCTCTTCACCCATCCGAGAACTCGTGAGCACGGCGACGGGAATGTCTGCGAGGACCGGTTCGTCGTTCAGTTCCGCGAGGACGTCCATCCCGCTCGTTCCGGAGAGCTGGGGCTCGAGCAGGATGATATCGGGCGGGGACTCGTCGGCGTACTCGCCGCGCTGGTGGAGGAAATCGAGGGCGGCGTCACCGTCGGGGACGGCGTGGACGACGTTCAGGAGCTTCGCGTCCCGAAAGGTTTCCGTGAAGAGCCGGGTATCTCCCGGATTCGGCTCGATCAAGAGGATATCGATCACATCCTCGGTACCGACGTTTCCGGTGGCCATAGAGAATAGTTAGCCCGGGACGATAAAACGATGCGGATGTCACGACTGAACAGTCATCAGTTCGGACGGGAGTCGAACGAGCGAATCCGATGGGCGGGGTTTCTCGGATCCGACGACGATGCTCAGCCGAGCTCGCCACGGCAGCGACGGCGTCACTGTCTCTGACGGTCGTTCGCGGCATAATGCTTGGTTCACATTTAGACCGCCGGGCCGCGTACGAACGGGCATGAGTACTAGTAGCACGACCGAGAACCGTTCGCCACTGCCGGAACGGAGCGCCGGCTTGGCCGCCGCGCTCGGCGCCTGGATCCTCTGGTCGGGCGTCGTGCTCACCGGGTTCGGATGGATCATCATCAACAACGTCGTCGCCGGCGCGGCGATCGCGTTCTTCGCGGCCTACACGGCCGCGTGGCCGGACGGCTGGCGGCTTCCCGCCGTCGCCGCTCCCGCAATCGTCGCCCTTCTGGGCGTGTGGGTTATCGCCGCCCCGTTCGTTCTCGAGGTGACGACGGATCGAATGCTCTGGAGCAACGTGATCGCCGGCGCGCTCGTCGTGATCCTGGCGGTCGGCAGCCTCTACGGGAGTCTGCGACTGTCGCGATCGCGGACGGCCACCGCCTGAGACGGGACTCCCCGATCGGAGCCGAATCGATTCCCCCGTACCGTCAGATATCGATCGATTCGGGCCGGTGAGACGGTTCCGTGGATACCTATATCTCCGTCGGTCGCCTACCGGTACTGATGACTCCGCGAACCCCATCCCCATCACGAATCGACGACCGCGGACGCGACGCTCGTCCGGTGCGGACCGCACTCGAGGCGACGAACGCGCGCGTCGCGCGCTCTGAGGCCCGCCTCCTGACCGTGACCGAGCGACTGGACCGGGCCGAGTCCCGCCTCCAGCTCCTGGACAACACGCTCCACGGGATCGCCCGCACGACGGGCGTTTCGATCGGGTGTCCCTGCGACCGCTGCGAGCGAAGCTACCTCCTCGTCGAGAACGGCATGATGACCTGTCCGGTCTGCGGGTTCCAGCAGTCGTTCTGATCGCTCCGGCGTCCCCAACGGACTCGAGTCGGGCCAAACGCCTCGTTCGACGGCTGGCCCGGCCGATCAGGACCGCGCCGATTTGGACCGCGCCGGAGGTTCGTCGCCGTCGCGCAGTATCGATCTGGGATCGGCGTTCGAAGAACCGCCGGTAGCGGGTTCGAGCGGCCTCGTGGAACGAACGCGACGCTCGGTGTTCGATCGACAGGTCGGACGGCGGGAAAACGCAGCGCAGTCGACCTGTATTCCCTGTCGACCAAGTTCGAGCCCTTGGTCATATGAATCTTTGACGATGATCTTATTATAGTTTTTCGGTGGTTTCAGAAACTGAATCCGTCGTCACGACCCTCTACCCCTGTTTATTCCGTACGAGAGATCGAAGCAAGGGAGTGTACGTATTTCCGAACAGTCACGGGAAATGGATGGCGGGAAAGGCTACCGGAAACCCAACGGGTCTATACGTCACTGTGGTGGCATCGGATGATGACCACAGTCGTCGAACTCGAGATTCCGGCCGATCGTCTCGGTGCCGACCGGACGTTCGATCGGGTTCCGACGTTCGAGTGCCAGATCGACGGACTCATCGGCGATTCGCCCCCGCTCGTCTGGGTCGCCGGTCCCGATCGGCAATCCGTCCGCGAGGCGCTGGAAGCGGACCCGTCGGTGGACGTGATTGCGAGTTTAGCCGACGAACAGGAACCCGTCGGATCGGGTGACGACCTCGAGGGAGACCGCTGGCTGTTCCGTCTCGACTTCGGAGCGGACTTCAAACTCTTCGAGCGGATCGTCGCGGAAAACGACGGGGCGATCCTCTCGGTTCGAGCCGAAGCCAGCACGTGGTCGGTGAAGATGCTCTTCCACGAGCGGACGTCGCTCTCGACGTGTCACTCGCTGTTCGAGCAGTACGACTTCCAGGTCCAGGTCACCCGGCTGGCGGGGATCGACGACCTCACGAGCGCGCGAACGCCGCTGACCCAGACCCAGTACGAGACGATCTGCAAAGCCCACGAACTGGGGTACTTCGACGTCCCGCGGGAGATCACGCTCAAGGAACTCGCCGCGGAACTCGACGTCTCCCACCAGGCCCTGTCGGAGCGTCTCCGTCGCAGTCACGCCGCGCTGGTCAGTGCGGAGTTGACCGGCGGGATGATGCCGACCGCGATCGATCCGTGACCGGCGACGCCCGTTCTCCGAACGCGAGTTCGCGACGTAGCTGACAGAGCGCCAATTTTCGCGTCGTCCGCGAGCAAGTAATCGTAATAATATCAAATATTTCAACTAATATAATTCGAACGTGCAGCTATTCCCGATAAAACGTCGTATCTTCCTCGAGAGATAGTTTTATTATTGGACGTGAACAAACTCTTCTCGTCGGCGACACGCCGACCCCGCGACACGCGACCGAGTGGACACGACGCGCCGGTGGATCACTCGTGCTCAATCACGACGGTCACTCGTGGCTGTGTGACTGTCTTTCGAACCGTCGACCGGGCCGTCACGGCTGTGGTTCACGGCCCGACTCTCGTTTTCGAAGGCGCTGCCGACTCGATTCGGACCGATCTGCGAGGCCACCCGTCTCGCCGACGGAACGACCAAGATACTTAACCGTCCCCTCGGTTGTTGTGGTATCGACGATGAGCAACACCGCGCCACCAACTGGGCAGTCGGACGACCGGCCCGAATCCGGGGGGATATCGGGGGACGACGAGCGCGGCGAACTCGACCCCGACGATATCTATCACCTCCTGCAAACCAGTCGCCGCCGCCACGTCCTCCGGTACCTCCGGGGGGCCGACGACCCGGTCACGTTACGCGAGGTCGCCGAACGGATCGCCGCCTGGGAACACGACACGACCGTCGAGAACCTGTCCTCGAGTCAGCGCCAGCGGGTCTACATCTCGCTGTACCAGTCACACCTCCCCAAACTCGACACGCGTGGCATCATCCACTACGACAAGGATCGAGGCACGATCGAATCGACCCCGCTCGCCGCCCAGTTCGATCCGTACCTGTCGGGGCTCGAGGGGGCGTCGACGGATCCATGGCCCTACCGGTACGCGGGCGCAGTCGCGTGCTGTGGCCTGTTTCTCGCGGCGATCGCGGCGGGTCTTCTGCCGGTTCCGTGGGCCGCCGCAGCGACGCTGGTCGTGCTGGCCGTCGCCGTCGTGGCGGGCTGGCACGCGTATTCGGTACTCGGCGAGGGATAGCGTATTCGGTACTCGGCGGGCGAGAGGACTGCGGAGAACGCGGCGACGAGGCGACGACCGTCAGTCGGCGCGGGAAAGCGACGTCGCCGCGTTCGAATCGGGGGTGGTCTCGG
It encodes the following:
- a CDS encoding helix-turn-helix domain-containing protein encodes the protein MTTVVELEIPADRLGADRTFDRVPTFECQIDGLIGDSPPLVWVAGPDRQSVREALEADPSVDVIASLADEQEPVGSGDDLEGDRWLFRLDFGADFKLFERIVAENDGAILSVRAEASTWSVKMLFHERTSLSTCHSLFEQYDFQVQVTRLAGIDDLTSARTPLTQTQYETICKAHELGYFDVPREITLKELAAELDVSHQALSERLRRSHAALVSAELTGGMMPTAIDP
- a CDS encoding DUF7344 domain-containing protein; this translates as MSNTAPPTGQSDDRPESGGISGDDERGELDPDDIYHLLQTSRRRHVLRYLRGADDPVTLREVAERIAAWEHDTTVENLSSSQRQRVYISLYQSHLPKLDTRGIIHYDKDRGTIESTPLAAQFDPYLSGLEGASTDPWPYRYAGAVACCGLFLAAIAAGLLPVPWAAAATLVVLAVAVVAGWHAYSVLGEG
- a CDS encoding SPW repeat protein, whose product is MSTSSTTENRSPLPERSAGLAAALGAWILWSGVVLTGFGWIIINNVVAGAAIAFFAAYTAAWPDGWRLPAVAAPAIVALLGVWVIAAPFVLEVTTDRMLWSNVIAGALVVILAVGSLYGSLRLSRSRTATA
- a CDS encoding response regulator, which produces MATGNVGTEDVIDILLIEPNPGDTRLFTETFRDAKLLNVVHAVPDGDAALDFLHQRGEYADESPPDIILLEPQLSGTSGMDVLAELNDEPVLADIPVAVLTSSRMGEEIVRSHGLEADCYIRKPVEPTDFVEFVHEIEEFWFAIVREPSET
- a CDS encoding PAS domain-containing sensor histidine kinase — translated: MSKRADAAEPAFWGDDFTDSAALQCYRTLVNAVDDGIYQLDAAGRFTAVNESILEMSGYSRDELLGEHASILLDDEDIERLSREMAAHVASGERLNETFEITARTAAGETRYFELRVSLLTADGTFEGSVGIVRDITEQKRTEQRLEERKRQLERERTLVDQILETSPVGIQVLDTDGEVTRMNERLRDLLEIRGDVDEYDPSDRTVFDEDGREIGIDDHPFARTLETGEPVYDRLLRTELPSGDTRWLSVNAAPILTDDGAVDRVVTTGEDVTELKEREAELSTELNEIFGRISDAFYALDEEFRFTHVNERAEELLQHDEAELLGRNLWDVFPSAADLDEVWEAFYTARETQEMTSYELYYDTLGFWVEANIYPSETGVSVYFRDVTERKERERALEESERRYRTLAEYFPNGLVTLFDHDLEYTLAAGRGFDRIPVDPEDLEGESFDDVWPDETVTDLEPAFQAALRGEEASVELRYADREWVLHAVPITDERGDVFAGMTMAQDITEQKERERYLEDAKAQLEAATEAGAVGTWEWQLSEDVMVTGETFAETFGVDPAAAREGVSSDRFFAAIHEGDRDRIERKTEAAIDACREYEAEYRVWNADGELRWVSSRGRVECDEDGTPQTFPGALTDITERKRTELELQRNRDQWQSLFEILPVGVVVADENGGLLEVNEAAKEIWGGDVFDADSLDEYDALPVRWADTGEPVGRDEWTIARVLDGEEVTDPVVFEIDAMDGEQRIVSVRGMPIRDERGAVTRAVLTLTDITERRAYQRRLEETIERLEASNERLEHFAYAASHDLQEPLRMVSSYLQLLEKRYGDALDADGEEFLEYAVDGAERMREMIAGLLEYSRIETQGDPFEPTDLETVVEDVLADLRLRIEESGADVRVDDLPRVNGDDNQLRQLFQNLLSNAIEYSGDEPPVIRIGAQRRGEGWEISVRDEGIGIEPDDQERIFEVFQRLHSRETHDGTGIGLALCQRIVERHGGEIRVESEPGAGTTFSATLPTAE